In the genome of Hymenobacter taeanensis, one region contains:
- a CDS encoding branched-chain amino acid transaminase codes for MYFTSNTIAFLDGEFVPAEQATCGVYAQSLHYGYSVFEGIRAYNTPAGARIFKAEEHYERLHYSCKAVGLPLEYSVEELTRISYEVLKRNNLTDAYIRPLVYAATPNMSLKAATTSNLLIAVWEWGKYLGDQSLRLTISPYERPNPKAVPIEAKVGGHYVNSIIASTEAKSRGYDEALLLDMNGCVAEGPGANFFFERDGELYTAPQGSILRGITRNTIIDLAREAGITVHEKFFTPDELRTASAAFMTGTAAEVIGIASVDDVVFEKSFQHSIGGMLASHYHALVTGQAVSRNASIVA; via the coding sequence ATGTATTTCACCAGTAATACCATTGCCTTTTTGGATGGCGAGTTCGTGCCGGCCGAGCAGGCTACCTGCGGCGTGTATGCCCAGTCGCTGCACTATGGCTACTCCGTATTCGAGGGCATCAGGGCCTACAATACACCCGCCGGAGCCCGCATTTTCAAGGCAGAGGAACACTATGAGCGGCTGCATTACTCGTGCAAAGCAGTGGGGCTGCCGCTGGAGTACTCGGTAGAGGAACTCACACGCATCAGCTATGAGGTACTGAAACGCAACAACCTGACGGATGCGTACATCCGCCCGCTGGTGTATGCCGCCACGCCCAACATGAGCCTCAAGGCAGCCACCACCAGCAACTTACTGATTGCAGTGTGGGAATGGGGCAAATACCTCGGCGACCAAAGCCTGCGCCTCACCATCTCGCCCTATGAGCGCCCCAACCCCAAAGCGGTGCCCATTGAGGCGAAAGTAGGCGGCCACTATGTTAACTCCATCATTGCCAGCACCGAGGCCAAAAGCCGCGGCTACGATGAAGCCCTGCTGCTGGACATGAACGGCTGCGTAGCCGAAGGGCCCGGCGCCAACTTCTTCTTTGAGCGCGACGGAGAGCTGTACACGGCCCCACAAGGCAGCATTCTGCGCGGCATCACCCGCAACACCATCATCGACCTGGCCCGCGAGGCCGGCATCACGGTGCACGAAAAGTTCTTCACCCCCGACGAGCTGCGTACTGCTTCGGCGGCCTTCATGACGGGAACCGCAGCTGAGGTTATCGGCATTGCCTCGGTGGATGATGTAGTATTTGAAAAGTCATTTCAGCACTCCATCGGCGGCATGCTCGCCAGCCATTACCACGCTTTGGTAACGGGGCAAGCCGTGAGCCGCAACGCTTCAATAGTGGCCTAG
- the ilvD gene encoding dihydroxy-acid dehydratase — MALNKYSRIYTQDDSLPASQAMLIGSGLSDADLHKPFVGICSTGFEGNTCNMHLNGLADQVKVGVQEQGLVGLRFNTIGVSDGITNGTAGMRYSLVSREIIADSIEAMAGAHNYDALACVMGCDKNMPGALIAMARLNRPSLMVYGGTIKGGTFKGQQLNIVSCFEAYGKKLQGQISDEDYKGIIHNACPGPGACGGMYTANTMAAAIETLGMSVPFSSSSPAVSQEKQQECLTAGAYLRRLLELDLKPRDILVREAFENALVMTTVLGGSTNAVLHLIAIAHAAGVHLTMEDFQAVSNRTPVLADLKPSGKYLMEDLSALGGVPAVMKTLLNLGLLHGDLLTVTGQTLAENLADVQPLGAEQDLLRPLDNPIKADGHIQILYGNLASKGAVAKITGKEGLRFEGPAIVFNSEEELNEGITQGKIQPGQVVVIRYVGPKGGPGMPEMLKPTSAIIGAGLGDKVALITDGRFSGGTHGFVIGHVCPEAYDGGTIALVEDGDWIVLDAGTNTIDVQVDDALLELRRQQWQRPRPNVQQGVLLKYIRTVSDASRGCITDYQEDHVLEPTTPARANLA, encoded by the coding sequence ATGGCCTTGAACAAATACAGCCGCATCTACACCCAGGACGACAGCCTGCCGGCATCCCAAGCCATGCTTATTGGCTCGGGGCTTTCGGATGCTGATTTGCACAAGCCGTTCGTGGGCATCTGCTCCACGGGCTTCGAGGGCAATACCTGCAACATGCACTTGAACGGCCTGGCCGATCAGGTGAAGGTAGGCGTGCAGGAGCAAGGCTTGGTGGGGCTGCGGTTTAACACGATTGGGGTAAGCGACGGAATTACCAATGGCACGGCGGGCATGCGCTACTCCCTGGTTTCCCGGGAAATCATTGCCGATTCCATTGAGGCCATGGCCGGGGCGCACAACTACGATGCCCTGGCCTGCGTGATGGGCTGCGACAAAAACATGCCCGGTGCTCTCATTGCTATGGCGCGCCTGAACCGGCCTTCCCTGATGGTGTACGGGGGCACCATTAAGGGCGGCACGTTTAAGGGGCAGCAGCTCAACATTGTGTCGTGCTTTGAGGCCTACGGCAAGAAGCTGCAGGGGCAGATATCGGACGAGGATTACAAGGGCATCATCCACAATGCCTGCCCGGGGCCCGGAGCCTGCGGCGGCATGTACACGGCGAATACCATGGCGGCGGCCATTGAAACGCTGGGCATGAGCGTCCCGTTTTCCTCGTCCTCCCCTGCGGTTAGCCAGGAGAAGCAGCAGGAGTGCCTCACAGCCGGCGCCTACCTGCGCCGCCTGCTCGAACTCGACCTCAAGCCCCGCGACATTCTGGTGCGCGAGGCCTTCGAAAATGCTCTGGTGATGACGACCGTGCTAGGCGGCTCTACCAACGCTGTGCTCCACCTGATTGCCATTGCCCACGCCGCTGGCGTGCACCTCACCATGGAAGACTTTCAGGCCGTCAGCAACCGTACCCCGGTACTAGCCGACCTCAAGCCCAGCGGCAAGTACCTGATGGAAGATTTATCGGCGCTGGGCGGGGTGCCAGCCGTGATGAAAACCTTGCTGAACCTAGGCCTCCTCCACGGCGATTTACTAACGGTAACCGGCCAGACCCTCGCCGAAAACCTCGCCGACGTGCAGCCCCTGGGCGCCGAGCAGGATTTGCTTCGCCCCCTGGATAACCCCATCAAAGCCGACGGCCATATTCAGATCCTGTATGGCAATCTGGCTTCGAAGGGAGCTGTTGCCAAAATTACCGGCAAGGAAGGTCTGCGGTTTGAGGGCCCGGCCATTGTGTTCAACTCCGAAGAAGAGCTGAACGAAGGCATCACGCAGGGCAAGATTCAGCCCGGCCAGGTAGTCGTGATTCGTTACGTGGGGCCCAAGGGCGGACCGGGTATGCCGGAAATGCTCAAGCCGACCTCGGCCATTATTGGGGCCGGCCTGGGCGACAAAGTGGCCCTGATTACGGACGGCCGCTTTTCGGGTGGCACGCATGGCTTCGTGATTGGGCACGTGTGCCCCGAGGCCTACGACGGCGGCACCATTGCGCTGGTAGAGGACGGCGACTGGATTGTGCTGGACGCCGGTACCAACACCATTGATGTGCAGGTAGATGACGCCTTGCTGGAACTACGCCGCCAGCAGTGGCAGCGGCCCCGGCCTAACGTGCAACAAGGCGTGCTGCTGAAGTATATCCGCACGGTTAGCGACGCGAGCCGCGGCTGTATCACCGATTACCAGGAAGACCATGTACTTGAACCCACCACCCCAGCCCGTGCCAACCTCGCCTGA
- the ilvB gene encoding biosynthetic-type acetolactate synthase large subunit — MYLNPPPQPVPTSPETAVATALPSTQPLSGAQATLHALLAEGVDTVFGYPGGAIIPIYDALYDFKEQLNHVLVRHEQGGIHAAQGYARSSGKVGVVFATSGPGATNLVTGLADALIDSTPLVCITGQVFAHLLGTDAFQETDIINITTPITKWNHQVTDASEIPEALAKAFYIARSGRPGPVLIDITKNAQMQKAEFPPYQPCNHIRSYRPRPLVRSEYVAQAAALINQAKRPLVLWGQGVLLGQAEQEFKQFIEKSGIPAAWTILGAGALPTGHPLNVGMLGMHGNYGPNVLTNECDVLIAIGMRFDDRVTGRLDKYARQAQVIHLDIDPTEIDKNVKATVPVWGDCKETLPLLTELVEARTHPEWRQRFRDHDAEEIAAVIQDELFPTSDELTMGEVIQQLNELTQGEAIIVTDVGQHQMVACRYARLNHTRSNITSGGLGTMGFALPAAIGAKYGAPERTVVAVIGDGGIQMTIQELGTIMQTGVNVKILLLNNQFLGMVRQWQEMFHDRRYSFVDIASPDYVTVASGYSIAGRRVEYRPELQAALREMLEHPGSFLLEVMVTKENNIFPMVPQGCGVGEIRLK; from the coding sequence ATGTACTTGAACCCACCACCCCAGCCCGTGCCAACCTCGCCTGAAACGGCCGTAGCTACGGCGTTGCCTAGCACCCAGCCCCTATCGGGAGCCCAGGCCACGCTGCATGCCCTGCTGGCGGAGGGCGTGGATACTGTGTTCGGCTACCCCGGCGGCGCCATCATCCCGATCTATGACGCGCTCTACGACTTCAAGGAGCAGCTGAACCATGTGCTGGTGCGCCACGAGCAGGGCGGCATTCACGCGGCCCAGGGCTACGCCCGGTCGTCGGGTAAGGTGGGCGTGGTATTCGCGACCAGTGGCCCTGGCGCTACCAACCTGGTGACTGGCCTAGCCGATGCCCTGATTGATAGCACGCCGCTGGTGTGCATTACGGGCCAGGTGTTTGCGCACTTGCTGGGCACCGATGCCTTTCAGGAAACCGACATCATCAACATCACCACACCCATTACCAAGTGGAACCATCAGGTAACGGACGCCAGTGAAATTCCGGAGGCGCTGGCCAAGGCCTTCTACATCGCGCGCAGCGGCCGGCCCGGTCCGGTCCTGATTGATATCACCAAAAACGCCCAGATGCAAAAGGCGGAGTTCCCGCCGTATCAGCCCTGCAACCATATCCGCAGCTACCGCCCCAGGCCACTCGTGCGCTCAGAATATGTGGCGCAGGCAGCCGCCCTCATCAACCAAGCCAAGCGCCCTCTGGTGCTGTGGGGCCAAGGCGTGTTGCTAGGCCAGGCAGAGCAGGAGTTCAAACAGTTCATTGAGAAAAGCGGCATTCCGGCGGCCTGGACCATCCTCGGCGCTGGTGCCCTACCCACCGGCCACCCCCTCAACGTGGGCATGCTGGGCATGCACGGCAACTACGGTCCCAACGTGCTGACCAATGAGTGCGACGTGCTCATTGCCATTGGCATGCGCTTCGACGACCGGGTAACGGGCCGCCTCGACAAATACGCCCGCCAAGCCCAGGTTATTCACCTCGACATCGACCCCACCGAAATCGACAAGAACGTGAAGGCCACCGTGCCGGTGTGGGGCGACTGTAAGGAAACCCTGCCCCTGCTCACAGAGCTAGTGGAAGCCCGCACCCACCCCGAGTGGCGCCAACGCTTCCGAGACCACGACGCGGAGGAAATTGCCGCTGTCATTCAGGACGAGCTGTTTCCGACCTCCGACGAGCTGACCATGGGCGAGGTAATCCAGCAGCTGAATGAGCTGACCCAGGGCGAGGCCATCATCGTGACCGACGTAGGCCAGCACCAGATGGTGGCTTGCCGCTACGCCCGGCTCAACCACACCCGCAGTAACATCACCAGCGGTGGCCTGGGCACCATGGGCTTTGCTCTGCCGGCCGCCATCGGGGCCAAGTACGGCGCCCCAGAGCGCACGGTGGTAGCTGTCATCGGTGATGGGGGCATTCAGATGACGATTCAGGAGTTGGGCACCATCATGCAGACCGGCGTGAACGTGAAAATCCTGCTGCTCAACAACCAGTTTCTGGGCATGGTACGCCAGTGGCAGGAGATGTTTCATGACCGGCGCTACTCCTTCGTTGACATTGCCAGCCCCGACTACGTGACCGTGGCCAGCGGCTACAGCATTGCCGGCCGCCGCGTGGAGTACCGCCCCGAGCTGCAAGCCGCCCTCCGCGAGATGCTGGAACACCCCGGCTCCTTCCTACTGGAGGTGATGGTAACCAAGGAGAACAACATCTTCCCGATGGTGCCCCAAGGCTGCGGGGTTGGGGAGATACGGTTGAAGTAG
- the ilvN gene encoding acetolactate synthase small subunit, with amino-acid sequence MHQQSIDRREYNITAYTENQVGLLNRIAIIFSRRKINIESLNTSPSEVEGIHRFNIVVVETEDVVRKIARQIEKQVEVLKVYFNTNEDVIWQEMALYKVPTDVIAERVIVERLLREHGARVVVIRKDYTVFETTGHREETDKLLTVLQPYGLIEFVRSARIAIIKDSQGFHHKLREFERTEPSPEVSENDYLNSRDKVFTM; translated from the coding sequence ATGCACCAGCAATCCATCGACCGGCGGGAGTACAACATCACGGCTTACACCGAGAACCAAGTGGGGCTGCTGAACCGCATTGCCATCATCTTCTCCCGGCGCAAAATCAACATCGAGAGTCTCAACACCTCCCCTTCGGAGGTAGAAGGCATTCACCGCTTCAATATTGTGGTGGTGGAAACCGAGGATGTAGTGCGCAAGATTGCCCGTCAGATTGAAAAGCAGGTGGAAGTACTCAAGGTGTACTTCAATACCAACGAGGACGTCATCTGGCAGGAAATGGCGCTCTACAAAGTGCCCACCGACGTCATTGCGGAGCGCGTGATTGTGGAGCGCCTACTGCGGGAGCACGGTGCCCGCGTTGTGGTAATTCGCAAGGATTACACGGTGTTCGAAACCACCGGCCATCGCGAGGAAACCGACAAGCTCCTGACGGTGCTGCAGCCCTACGGCCTCATCGAGTTTGTGCGCTCGGCCCGCATTGCCATAATTAAAGACAGCCAGGGCTTTCATCACAAACTCCGCGAGTTTGAGCGCACCGAGCCCAGCCCGGAGGTCAGCGAAAACGACTACCTCAACAGCCGCGACAAGGTATTCACGATGTGA
- the ilvC gene encoding ketol-acid reductoisomerase: MATINFGGVEEHVVTRDEFPLEKARAILKEETIAVIGYGVQGPGQALNLRDNGFNVIIGQRRDSASWSKAEADGWVEGETLFDIEEAAERGTIIANLLSDAGQIAVWPTLKAKLTAGKTLYFSHGFGITFNDQTGIIPPADVDVVLVAPKGSGTSLRRLFVAGGGLNSSFAVYQDATGQAYDKAIALGIGVGSGYLFETDFKREVYSDLTGERGVLMGALAGIIEAQYQVLRQRGHSPSEAFNETVEELTQSLVPLVGENGMDWMFSNCSVTAQRGALDWKGRFREATLPVLNELYDSVASGQEAARTIQRGSTPGYRKELEAELKEVRDSELWQTGATVRELRSKATEKVEELS; encoded by the coding sequence ATGGCAACCATCAACTTTGGCGGCGTAGAAGAGCACGTAGTTACCCGCGACGAATTCCCTCTGGAGAAAGCCCGCGCAATTCTGAAAGAGGAAACTATTGCCGTGATTGGCTACGGCGTGCAGGGCCCCGGCCAGGCGCTAAACCTGCGCGACAACGGCTTCAACGTCATCATTGGGCAACGCCGCGACTCTGCTTCCTGGAGCAAGGCCGAAGCGGATGGCTGGGTGGAAGGCGAAACGCTGTTCGACATTGAAGAAGCTGCCGAGCGAGGCACCATCATCGCCAACCTGCTCTCCGATGCTGGCCAGATTGCGGTGTGGCCTACGCTGAAAGCCAAGCTGACGGCCGGCAAAACCCTGTACTTCTCACACGGCTTCGGCATCACCTTCAATGACCAGACTGGCATCATTCCGCCCGCCGATGTAGACGTGGTATTAGTGGCTCCGAAGGGTAGCGGCACCAGCCTGCGCCGCCTGTTTGTGGCCGGAGGCGGGTTAAACTCGTCGTTTGCCGTGTACCAGGATGCTACCGGACAGGCCTACGACAAGGCTATTGCCCTGGGCATTGGGGTAGGCTCGGGCTACTTGTTTGAAACCGACTTCAAGCGCGAAGTGTACTCTGACCTCACCGGCGAGCGGGGCGTACTGATGGGGGCCTTGGCCGGCATCATCGAGGCTCAATACCAAGTGCTGCGCCAGCGGGGCCACTCCCCTTCCGAGGCCTTCAACGAAACCGTGGAGGAGCTCACCCAGAGCCTCGTACCACTGGTAGGTGAAAACGGCATGGACTGGATGTTCAGCAACTGCTCCGTAACCGCTCAGCGCGGCGCCCTCGACTGGAAAGGCCGCTTCCGCGAGGCTACCCTGCCCGTACTTAACGAACTCTACGACAGCGTAGCCTCAGGCCAGGAAGCCGCCCGCACCATCCAGCGTGGCTCTACTCCCGGCTACCGCAAGGAGCTGGAAGCGGAACTGAAGGAAGTACGCGACTCAGAGCTGTGGCAGACCGGTGCCACGGTGCGCGAGCTACGTTCTAAAGCCACTGAGAAAGTAGAGGAGCTAAGCTAA
- the ilvA gene encoding threonine ammonia-lyase IlvA, with protein MEQDTLTSAPTVRLENVERAARTLDGVIYKTLLQHNLGLSEAYGAQVYLKREDLQVVRSYKIRGAYNKMAGLSREQSGRDVVCASAGNHAQGVAYACQLLGLRGHIFMPAQTPAQKVNKVRLFGKDQVEVILTGATFDDTYKAAKDFCDQRGSTFVHPFDDLAIVEGQATVGLEILRDAPGSIDYCFMPIGGGGLASGVSSVFRQLSPHTKLIGVQPLGAPSMQRAMQTGLRQPLEHIESFVDGAAVKCPGELTFELCRELLDEVALVPEGQVCEDLLKMYNEEGIVLEPAGTLSVSALHQYADQIRGKTVVCVLSGSNNDITRMEDIKERAMRHQGRKHYFLVTFNQKPGALRRFVNHVLREDDDIIQFQYIKKNNKEKGPVFIGLEVQRPHDIEGIQLRMAAEGFGYEYLNGKQDFLSLLV; from the coding sequence ATGGAACAAGACACTCTCACCTCTGCCCCCACGGTGCGGCTGGAAAACGTGGAACGGGCGGCCCGCACGCTGGATGGCGTCATCTACAAAACGCTGCTGCAGCACAACCTAGGCCTGTCGGAGGCGTATGGGGCGCAGGTGTACCTGAAGCGTGAGGACCTACAAGTGGTGCGTTCCTACAAAATCAGGGGGGCGTATAACAAGATGGCCGGCCTGAGCCGGGAGCAGTCGGGGCGGGATGTGGTGTGCGCCAGCGCGGGCAACCACGCGCAGGGAGTGGCCTACGCCTGCCAGCTATTGGGGCTGCGGGGCCACATTTTTATGCCCGCCCAAACCCCGGCGCAGAAGGTAAACAAGGTGCGCTTGTTTGGGAAAGACCAGGTAGAAGTCATCCTGACCGGGGCCACCTTCGATGACACGTATAAGGCCGCGAAAGACTTCTGCGACCAGCGGGGCAGCACCTTCGTGCATCCCTTTGATGACCTGGCCATTGTGGAAGGTCAGGCCACGGTAGGCCTGGAGATTCTGCGCGACGCCCCCGGCTCCATTGACTATTGCTTTATGCCTATTGGTGGCGGTGGCCTAGCCTCGGGCGTGAGCAGCGTGTTTCGGCAGTTGAGCCCCCACACCAAGCTGATTGGGGTGCAGCCGCTGGGGGCTCCTTCCATGCAGCGTGCTATGCAGACTGGCCTACGCCAACCCCTGGAGCACATCGAGAGCTTCGTGGACGGCGCCGCCGTAAAATGCCCCGGCGAACTGACGTTTGAGTTGTGCCGGGAGCTGCTAGATGAGGTGGCCTTGGTACCAGAAGGCCAAGTGTGCGAGGACCTGCTGAAGATGTATAACGAGGAAGGCATTGTGCTGGAGCCGGCGGGCACGCTCAGCGTCTCGGCCCTGCACCAGTACGCCGACCAGATCCGGGGCAAAACGGTAGTGTGTGTGCTCAGCGGCTCTAACAACGACATTACCCGCATGGAGGACATCAAGGAACGCGCCATGCGCCACCAAGGCCGCAAGCACTACTTCCTAGTAACCTTCAACCAGAAGCCCGGGGCCCTGCGCCGCTTCGTGAACCACGTACTGCGCGAGGACGACGACATCATCCAGTTTCAGTACATCAAGAAGAACAACAAGGAAAAAGGCCCCGTTTTCATCGGCCTAGAAGTCCAGCGCCCTCACGATATAGAAGGAATCCAGTTGCGCATGGCCGCCGAAGGCTTCGGCTACGAATACCTAAACGGCAAGCAGGACTTCCTGAGTTTACTGGTTTGA